A window of Mycoplasmopsis equigenitalium genomic DNA:
AGGTTAATTCAATTTTTGGCGTTCAAACAAAAACATATATTTGTTCAAAATGTGATGGAAATGGTTATCGTTACGAAGAAAAATGTAATATCTGTCACGGTAAAAAATATAGTATTGTTGAAAAAGAAGTTAATGTTAAAATTCCAGCCGGTGTAAATGATGGAACAAAATTAAGGGTTATTGGTTTTGGCGAATTTAGTCCAGCCGGCAATGGTGATTACATTATGATTGTTAATGTAAGAGAACATAAATTTTTCAAACGTAAAAACAACGATATTTATGTTGAACTGAAGGTTTCGTTAAAAGATGTATTAACCGAAAAAAATGTTAAGGTTCCTACTCCACACGGTATTGTTGAAATTAAAATGAAGCGCAATTATACAAACGGAATGGCCGTAACCTTACGTGGTAAAGGGGTAATTACTAATAAAGGCGATGGTAATTTAATTGCTATTTTAGAAATTATTCACCCCAAATATGACGATAAAACTGAAAGTTTATTGAGATCAGTGCTTGAAAAAGCGCATGATGATGTAAATGAAAAATACGCAAAAGACGTTTTAAAAAATAACTAATTAATATATGCAAAATCCAATTGCATATATTTTTTTACTTTATAATTAATTTTATGAAATATAACAAGGATAACATCAAAGATCACTGACTTGTTCGTGATAACCCTGCATTACAAGTTAAAATCTCACATTTACTCGCAAAAAACAATCAAAATATTGATGATTTTTTAGTGGAACATGAGTTAGAAAATTTACTAAATATTAAACAATTCGAAGGTTTAAAATGAGCAAAAACTAATCACTTTTTACATTTATTTGATGAGATCCGAGTAAATACAAATAGTGAGAATTTGGATTATTTAAGCGAAATTTCTAATGATATTTATGATTT
This region includes:
- a CDS encoding DnaJ C-terminal domain-containing protein; the protein is MSKQKRDFYEVLGVSKDASAREIKTAYRKLANLYHPDKSKDPDAEEKMKEINEAYDTLIDENKRANYDRFGDPNAQSGFGGFDGFEGFGNFGGFSGFGDIFESFFNQANSGSWNKSGARNFGEEISISFVDSILGTNIKKKLKKYEHCSGCNATGYNLKSERKDCYECNGSGEILKQVNSIFGVQTKTYICSKCDGNGYRYEEKCNICHGKKYSIVEKEVNVKIPAGVNDGTKLRVIGFGEFSPAGNGDYIMIVNVREHKFFKRKNNDIYVELKVSLKDVLTEKNVKVPTPHGIVEIKMKRNYTNGMAVTLRGKGVITNKGDGNLIAILEIIHPKYDDKTESLLRSVLEKAHDDVNEKYAKDVLKNN